Proteins from a single region of Blastocatellia bacterium:
- a CDS encoding adenylate/guanylate cyclase domain-containing protein, translating to MKLRVIIGTEGKSFDVPLRGEEVTIGRRAELNSLVIPDNRVSGQHARIYQQQDRYVIEDRGSKNGTFVNGRRLAAHDPQPIKHGDVISLANACRITFLETEEPIVHFSDEPLSPSIVFRAPLEPSGATRRLDVTAFGPAAPQALAQELAQLNRLVERQAKRLNLLYRLGTSLSSVFSLEDIYRQATSVLFEVTPADRCCILTKDPASDRLTPALIQVRQGREIETGQTLHISETVVRKVLEEGVSLASFSAQTDAALQSAHSIFTQGIHSVMCAPLIGRSGTLGVIYADRRDPRETFTEDDLELLNAIAGQTAIAIDNALSYERLSREALARAALARFMPPFIIDQVVASPEHLKPGGSNQIITVLFADIRGFTPLSEKTPPERVVELLNAYFQAMTDIIFAHGGTLDKYIGDGMMALFGAPYRSDDDAARAVRAAIAMQRRMASFVQELVEMNLPPIGIGIGINTGPATVGYIGSEQRLDYTAIGDTVNLAARLESTAARGQIRISQMTKDAIGEEFPTNVIGSITVKGREQPVQVYEVLY from the coding sequence ATGAAACTGAGGGTGATTATAGGAACAGAAGGAAAATCGTTCGACGTCCCGCTCAGAGGCGAGGAAGTGACCATCGGCCGGCGCGCGGAGCTGAATTCTCTGGTCATCCCCGATAATCGAGTTTCGGGCCAGCACGCACGAATCTATCAGCAGCAGGATCGCTATGTCATCGAGGATCGCGGGAGCAAGAATGGCACCTTCGTCAACGGACGCCGATTAGCGGCTCATGATCCCCAGCCGATCAAACACGGCGATGTCATCTCGCTCGCCAACGCCTGCCGAATTACGTTTTTGGAAACCGAGGAACCGATCGTTCATTTCTCCGATGAACCCCTGAGCCCTTCGATTGTCTTTCGCGCTCCGCTGGAGCCGAGCGGGGCCACGCGCCGATTGGATGTAACGGCATTTGGGCCGGCGGCACCTCAGGCGCTCGCCCAGGAGCTTGCCCAGCTCAATCGCCTCGTGGAAAGACAAGCGAAACGACTCAATCTCCTCTATCGTCTGGGGACATCGCTCAGTTCGGTCTTCTCGCTGGAGGACATCTACCGCCAGGCCACGAGCGTGCTCTTCGAAGTCACCCCGGCGGATCGTTGCTGCATTCTCACCAAAGACCCGGCGAGCGACCGACTGACGCCCGCCCTCATTCAAGTTCGTCAGGGGAGAGAGATCGAGACCGGCCAGACGCTCCACATCAGCGAGACGGTTGTCCGCAAGGTGCTCGAAGAGGGAGTCTCCCTGGCTTCGTTCTCTGCTCAAACGGATGCCGCCCTCCAAAGTGCCCACTCCATCTTCACCCAGGGGATTCATTCGGTCATGTGTGCTCCGCTCATTGGCCGCAGTGGAACGCTCGGCGTTATCTACGCCGACCGACGAGATCCCCGGGAAACTTTCACCGAAGACGATCTCGAGCTCTTGAACGCTATCGCCGGACAAACGGCCATCGCCATTGATAATGCTCTCTCTTACGAACGGCTCTCACGGGAAGCGTTGGCCCGCGCCGCTCTGGCCCGGTTCATGCCCCCGTTCATCATTGATCAGGTCGTCGCCTCGCCGGAACATCTGAAGCCGGGCGGCAGCAACCAGATCATCACGGTGCTCTTTGCCGATATTCGCGGCTTCACGCCCCTTTCGGAGAAGACGCCGCCCGAACGGGTCGTCGAACTGCTGAACGCGTACTTTCAAGCGATGACGGACATCATCTTCGCTCACGGAGGGACGCTCGATAAGTACATCGGGGATGGGATGATGGCCTTGTTCGGCGCTCCCTATCGGAGCGACGACGACGCTGCCCGCGCTGTTCGCGCTGCCATTGCCATGCAGCGACGTATGGCTTCCTTCGTTCAGGAACTGGTCGAGATGAATCTCCCTCCGATCGGCATCGGCATCGGGATCAATACGGGTCCGGCGACCGTCGGGTATATCGGATCGGAGCAGCGTCTCGATTACACGGCCATCGGGGATACCGTCAATCTGGCTGCCCGACTGGAATCCACTGCGGCGCGCGGGCAAATCCGCATCAGCCAGATGACTAAAGACGCTATCGGCGAGGAATTCCCCACGAATGTGATTGGCTCGATTACCGTCAAAGGCCGCGAGCAGCCGGTCCAGGTTTACGAGGTCCTCTACTGA
- a CDS encoding class I SAM-dependent methyltransferase, translated as MMTQEHTETSRIGRAFRRAVRLSPVGLLGVVVLSALAIQQNPSPGTGTLQQKIARYERPDRDEWQMPDEVLRALNVKPGMVVADIGAGSGYFTRRFARAVAPDGKVFAVDIDAEILGYLKGEAERQKLTNISIIVSREDDPMLPDDSVDLVFLCDTTHHIRERVSFYRKLIRAVRKGGRMAIIDFPPEANTKGFCPHPRDELLSPEQVIREAEQAGFALIERFTFLPRQYFLLFEKRNSS; from the coding sequence ATGATGACGCAAGAACATACGGAAACTTCGCGCATCGGGCGAGCTTTTCGACGTGCCGTTCGCCTGAGTCCCGTTGGCCTTTTGGGTGTGGTTGTATTATCCGCGCTCGCGATTCAGCAAAATCCCTCGCCGGGGACGGGAACACTACAGCAGAAGATTGCCCGTTACGAGCGTCCTGACCGGGACGAATGGCAGATGCCGGATGAGGTCCTTCGCGCACTCAACGTCAAGCCGGGAATGGTGGTGGCCGACATCGGCGCAGGAAGCGGCTATTTTACGCGTCGCTTCGCCCGGGCGGTCGCTCCCGACGGGAAGGTCTTCGCCGTAGACATTGACGCAGAGATCCTGGGATATCTGAAAGGAGAAGCCGAGCGGCAAAAGCTCACTAATATCTCCATCATTGTGTCCAGGGAAGATGATCCCATGCTCCCCGATGACTCCGTTGACCTCGTCTTCCTCTGCGACACGACGCATCATATCCGTGAGCGCGTGTCCTTCTATCGGAAGCTGATTCGGGCTGTGAGAAAGGGTGGGCGGATGGCGATCATAGACTTCCCTCCCGAAGCCAATACGAAGGGATTCTGTCCCCACCCTCGTGATGAACTGCTGTCGCCCGAACAGGTCATCCGTGAAGCGGAACAGGCGGGATTCGCACTGATCGAGCGATTTACATTTCTCCCGCGACAGTACTTTCTGCTCTTTGAAAAACGAAATTCGTCGTGA